A window of Halobacillus naozhouensis genomic DNA:
AAATTAGAGACGACTTTGATAAAATATAGGTATAGGTAGTGTAGCCCTACATCATTAGATTGGTGTGGGGCTTCTTATTTTGTAATAAATTTCATGTATACGCATCCTTGCTTTTTGATATAATAGAACAAACGTTCGTATTAAGGAGTTGAGGAAATGGATGGTTTACTAAATCGCGCAGTTGGCCAAAACCAGAAGCTTGAAATGATTTACCTGGATAGCAAGGGAGAAATGTCTCAAAGGATTGTTAGGGTTGTTCATGTGAGGGAAGATGATCTGCTTGCTTTCTGCAATTCACGTAGAAAGGTAAGGACCTTCAAAAAGGAAAACATTTTATCTATTGCCCGAGTACGGAAGAAAGTGGGGGCTTAGATTATGGAACCGAAAGACAGAGGTACAATTAAGTGGACTGCACTAATGATGCCAGAGCATGTTGAAATGATTCAAAAACTTTGGAAAGAGGATGAAGGGGAAGAAAAGAAGGTCCTTGATGAATCACAGGTAGAAGAGAATTCTTTTGCTCTGCAACGCGCGATGAATGACGGTCTGCCTGTAGAACTTAAATATCATAACGGTTTTAAATACATTAGTGTCAAAGTAAAGATTAAAGGATTGGATCCGTACACAAAGAAGGTAAGGTGCGCTGCTCCCAACAAAGAAAGTTTAAAAGTTAAGTTTGAGGATATTTTTAAAGTCATTTTTCTTTAAAAGAAGGAAAAAGGTTTGTTTATCCTAATAAAGAAATAATCCGAGAAAAAGCATTATACCATAATCAATTTGAAAAATGAATAAATTATTGCTTTTTCGGAAAAATAATGTATAATTATAATCAGATAAAAAGGTGTTGTCTTTTTATCAGCGTTTTGTTATAATATTAGGTTTCTTGGAGGTGTTATCATTATGAAGCGTGGAGTTTTGAATAAATTCTTACTACTTTACCTTATTGAGTCTGCTGGCCAAGGTGGGATCAGGGGGGCAACACGTCTTCAAAAAATGGTGTTTGCTTCAGAAGCTTCTACAAGAGAATCAGGGGATACTAATACTTTTAATTATAAATTTATTAGGTGGCATTATGGACCATACAGCAAGGAACTAAAAGAGGATATTGAATTTTTAGTGTCTAATAACCTTATCCATG
This region includes:
- a CDS encoding YolD-like family protein, translated to MEPKDRGTIKWTALMMPEHVEMIQKLWKEDEGEEKKVLDESQVEENSFALQRAMNDGLPVELKYHNGFKYISVKVKIKGLDPYTKKVRCAAPNKESLKVKFEDIFKVIFL